One stretch of Halapricum desulfuricans DNA includes these proteins:
- a CDS encoding ABC transporter ATP-binding protein: MSVIDVMDLTKHYGEVRAVQGIDFTVEAGEIFGFLGPNGAGKTTTIRTMLGLLSPTAGRATVLGADSTDERAMIEAKRSIGYLPANPAFDDGATGREILDLHASIKGDDRREELLELFEPPLDRNVREYSSGNVQKLGVVQAFMHDPELVIMDEPTRGLDPLMQQRFNEFVRAEREQGVTVFFSSHVLSEVRRVCDRVAILREGELVTTEAIESLLDRSGKFVRARIVGSVERGAFDGDAVHGLERTRIDDRAGELLAATGHEGDAEVVTEVRFTYTGDINDLVAELGKHTYVDLDVEEAPLEEVFMRFYGPEGSDEPDRQSTRDGEAEPSGGDLDA; the protein is encoded by the coding sequence CGTGATGGACCTGACCAAACACTACGGCGAAGTCAGGGCCGTCCAGGGGATCGATTTCACGGTCGAAGCGGGGGAGATCTTCGGCTTTCTCGGGCCCAACGGCGCGGGCAAGACAACCACGATCCGGACGATGCTGGGGTTGCTGAGCCCGACTGCCGGACGGGCGACTGTGCTCGGCGCGGACAGCACCGACGAGCGGGCGATGATCGAGGCCAAGCGATCGATCGGCTACCTGCCGGCGAATCCCGCGTTCGACGACGGCGCGACCGGCCGGGAGATACTGGACCTCCACGCCTCGATCAAGGGCGACGACCGGCGCGAGGAGTTGCTGGAACTGTTCGAGCCCCCGCTGGACCGCAACGTCCGGGAGTATTCCTCGGGAAACGTACAGAAACTTGGCGTCGTCCAGGCGTTCATGCACGACCCCGAGCTAGTGATCATGGACGAACCGACCAGAGGGCTCGATCCGCTGATGCAACAGCGGTTCAACGAGTTCGTCCGCGCGGAGCGCGAGCAGGGCGTGACGGTGTTTTTCTCCTCGCACGTGCTCAGCGAAGTGCGGCGGGTGTGCGACCGGGTCGCGATCCTCCGGGAGGGCGAACTCGTCACGACTGAGGCGATCGAGTCGCTGCTCGACCGCTCGGGCAAGTTCGTCCGCGCCCGGATCGTCGGCAGCGTCGAGCGCGGCGCGTTCGACGGCGATGCGGTCCATGGCCTCGAACGCACCCGGATCGACGACCGCGCCGGCGAGTTGCTCGCGGCGACCGGCCACGAGGGCGACGCCGAGGTCGTCACCGAAGTCAGGTTCACCTATACCGGCGACATCAACGATCTCGTGGCCGAACTCGGGAAGCACACGTACGTCGATCTCGACGTCGAGGAGGCCCCGCTCGAAGAGGTGTTCATGCGGTTTTACGGACCCGAGGGAAGCGACGAACCGGACCGACAGTCGACACGGGACGGCGAAGCCGAACCGTCCGGGGGCGATCTCGATGCTTGA